In Thermococcus chitonophagus, the genomic stretch TACTGTAAGCCCCAAATTGATCTCACCAAAAGTGGGTTTATAAACTTTTCGCGGAGCGACTTATAAACCCAGCTGAGAACTAGATTTATGCAGTGCCCTTTCTGCACTCCAGAGCCGAGAAATCTCCTGTACGAGGACGGGCTGATAAGGATACTCGTTGACAGCTATCCCGCAAACAGGGGGCACCTGCTCGTAGTCCCAAAGAGGCACGTCACCAGAGTTGAGGATTTAACTTGGGAGGAGAAGCTTGCGATAATGAAAGGCGTGGAGAGGGCTATGGAAGCCTTGAAGGAAGTGCTATCGCCGGATGGCTTTAACGTTGGAATGAACATTGGAGGAGTAGCAGGCCAAACCGTCGAACACTTACACGTTCATGTGATTCCTAGGTACAGGGGTGACTGCAACTTCCCAAGGGGAGGGGTTAGGAAGGCCGTGCTTGACATTGAGGACGAAAACTTGGCAAACAAGGAGAGGTGGGTAAGGAATAGGCTCAGCGAGTGGGAGATAGAAAGGCTGAGGGTGGCTATTAATGGATCTGAATAAAATAGTGCTAGGTGTCGTAGCTGTAATCATAGTGTACCTGGCAATACTAACGATTATCCCATTTTTCTCGGCCCTATTCTTCGCGTTTGTAACCGCCTATGCCCTCGAACCAGTACACGTTAGGCTGTCCAGGAAAATTGGGGTTAGAAAGTCTGCCATTGCACTAACCCTGCTCATTCTCATGATAGCACTCGGAACCCTGCTCCTCCTCGTGTACACCCTCACTCCCGTGGTGGATCAAGCCTACCTGTACCTTTCAGATGCAGAAAAATTCATAAAAACAGTCCAGCTCCCAATAGGCTCAATTGAAGAGCTGACGACTCAGGCGATAGAGAAGGGAAAGGAGTACCTTGTAAATCTAACGTTCTCCATTCCAAAGTATCTCCTCCAGACGGTTGTGTATCTAGCGTTCGTGTACTTCTTCTTAATAAAGAGGAACGCAATTCGCGAGTTGCTCGTGTTTGAAGATGAGAGGCTCAACAGAATAGTAGAGCGAGGAAACTTAACGCTCCAGGCACTCATAAGGGCATGGCTCCTTCTCAACATAGCGAAGGGCTTTCTCATGACCCTTGGCTTCATAATGTTCAGGGTTTCAAACCTTCCAACGGCGATACTCGCTGGGATACTCACTATCCTCTTCTCCTTCGTTCCGTTGTTTGAGGGCTGGATGATATGGGTGGCGGGCAGCTTCTACCTCTTCAAGCAGGGGCACCTGCTCTCGGCCTTAGGCTTGGCAGTTTATGGAGCACTCCTGGTCTCTCCAACACCAGACTTCACGATAAGGCCAAAGCTGGTTGCCAGGGAAGCCAACTTTGATGAGACTATAGTTTTGATAGGAATGATAGGCGGAACCTGGGGCCTTGGACTTAAAGGGCTCATAATAGGCCCAATAGTCCTCAATGTGGCAATAGAAATGCTGAAGGAGTGGAAGAAAATCACAAACCCTCCACGATCTTGACTCCTTTCTCCTCCATTTCCTTAAGCGCCTTCTCCTCACCTTCCGGAGTTATTCCCTTGACGGCATCCTTGAGCAGGTAGACCTCAAAGCCGTGCTTAACTGCATCAAGGGCCGTGGCCCTTACGCAGTACTCCGTAGCAACTCCACAGATATAAACCCTCTTCACGCCTTTCTCCTTAAGTATC encodes the following:
- a CDS encoding HIT family protein — protein: MQCPFCTPEPRNLLYEDGLIRILVDSYPANRGHLLVVPKRHVTRVEDLTWEEKLAIMKGVERAMEALKEVLSPDGFNVGMNIGGVAGQTVEHLHVHVIPRYRGDCNFPRGGVRKAVLDIEDENLANKERWVRNRLSEWEIERLRVAINGSE
- a CDS encoding AI-2E family transporter, whose protein sequence is MDLNKIVLGVVAVIIVYLAILTIIPFFSALFFAFVTAYALEPVHVRLSRKIGVRKSAIALTLLILMIALGTLLLLVYTLTPVVDQAYLYLSDAEKFIKTVQLPIGSIEELTTQAIEKGKEYLVNLTFSIPKYLLQTVVYLAFVYFFLIKRNAIRELLVFEDERLNRIVERGNLTLQALIRAWLLLNIAKGFLMTLGFIMFRVSNLPTAILAGILTILFSFVPLFEGWMIWVAGSFYLFKQGHLLSALGLAVYGALLVSPTPDFTIRPKLVAREANFDETIVLIGMIGGTWGLGLKGLIIGPIVLNVAIEMLKEWKKITNPPRS